From Candidatus Binatia bacterium, a single genomic window includes:
- a CDS encoding Gfo/Idh/MocA family oxidoreductase has product MKQLMPGFAKASRCRVTAISRRDAAKAKASAAQYGIPHAFTSVDELARCPDVDAVFVASPNSLHLPDTLACLKAGKPVLLEKPMGMNA; this is encoded by the coding sequence GTGAAGCAGCTGATGCCAGGCTTTGCCAAAGCCAGCCGCTGCCGTGTCACCGCGATCTCGCGCCGCGACGCCGCCAAGGCCAAGGCTTCGGCCGCCCAGTACGGCATCCCCCATGCGTTCACTTCGGTCGACGAGTTGGCGCGCTGTCCCGACGTGGATGCCGTGTTTGTCGCCTCGCCCAACTCGTTGCACCTGCCGGACACGCTGGCTTGCCTGAAGGCCGGCAAGCCGGTGTTGCTCGAGAAGCCGATGGGGATGAACGC